One window from the genome of Candidatus Delongbacteria bacterium encodes:
- a CDS encoding PFL family protein has protein sequence MAWSFEEILQTVQMTEREHFDVRTVTLGISLRDCASDSLETMKRKIYDKITRLASRHVAAARQVEERWGITIANKRISITPLSIPGEQMKLAGFLELALTLDKAAEECGVDYLGGYSALVSKGMTPGEQELILSIPEALASTKHVCSSVNIGSSKAGINMDAVRLMGEIILRTAELTKDVKSIGCAKLVAFCNAVEDNPFIAGAFHGISEPDLTLNVGISGPGVVLSAVREVGQQADFVDVAEAIKRMAFKITRAGEMMGRQVAKLEGVPFGVVDISLAPTPAEGDSVGAILEEMGLERIGAHGSTAALALLNDAVKKGGMMASSYVGGMSGAFIPVSEDANMIRAAAEGVLSIEKLEAMTCVCSVGLDMIAVPGDTPATTLSAILADEAAIGMVNNKTTALRIIPVHGMRVGDVVDWGGLLGAAPIMPVRPQDSSIFIRRGGRIPAPTTALRN, from the coding sequence ATGGCTTGGTCCTTCGAGGAAATCCTCCAGACCGTCCAGATGACGGAGCGCGAGCACTTCGACGTGCGCACCGTGACCCTGGGCATCAGCCTGCGCGACTGCGCCTCCGACAGCCTGGAGACCATGAAGCGCAAGATCTACGACAAGATCACGCGGCTGGCCTCGCGCCACGTGGCGGCCGCCCGCCAGGTGGAGGAGCGCTGGGGCATCACCATCGCCAACAAGCGCATCTCCATCACGCCGCTCTCCATCCCCGGCGAGCAGATGAAGCTCGCGGGCTTCCTCGAGCTGGCGCTCACGCTGGACAAGGCCGCCGAGGAGTGCGGCGTGGACTACCTGGGCGGCTACAGCGCGCTGGTCTCCAAGGGCATGACCCCGGGCGAGCAGGAGCTGATCCTCAGCATCCCCGAGGCGCTGGCCTCCACCAAGCACGTCTGCAGCAGCGTGAACATCGGCTCCTCCAAGGCCGGCATCAACATGGACGCCGTGCGCCTGATGGGCGAGATCATCCTGCGCACGGCCGAACTGACCAAGGACGTCAAGAGCATCGGCTGCGCCAAGCTCGTGGCCTTCTGCAACGCCGTGGAGGACAATCCCTTCATCGCCGGCGCCTTCCACGGGATCAGCGAGCCCGACCTGACGCTGAACGTGGGCATCTCGGGACCGGGCGTGGTGCTCAGCGCCGTGCGCGAGGTGGGCCAGCAGGCGGATTTCGTGGACGTGGCCGAGGCCATCAAGCGCATGGCCTTCAAGATCACGCGGGCCGGCGAGATGATGGGCCGCCAGGTGGCCAAGCTGGAGGGCGTGCCTTTCGGCGTGGTGGACATCAGTCTGGCCCCCACCCCGGCCGAGGGCGACAGCGTGGGCGCGATCCTCGAGGAAATGGGCCTGGAGCGCATCGGCGCCCACGGCTCCACGGCGGCCCTGGCCCTGCTCAACGACGCGGTGAAGAAGGGCGGGATGATGGCCTCATCCTACGTGGGCGGCATGAGCGGCGCCTTCATCCCGGTCAGCGAGGACGCCAACATGATCCGCGCGGCGGCGGAGGGCGTGCTTTCCATTGAGAAGCTCGAGGCCATGACCTGCGTCTGCAGCGTGGGCCTGGACATGATCGCCGTCCCCGGCGACACGCCGGCCACCACGCTCTCGGCCATCCTGGCGGACGAGGCGGCCATCGGCATGGTGAACAACAAGACCACGGCCCTGCGGATCATCCCCGTCCACGGCATGCGCGTGGGCGACGTGGTGGACTGGGGCGGCCTGCTGGGCGCGGCGCCCATCATGCCCGTCCGGCCCCAGGACAGCAGCATCTTCATCCGCCGCGGCGGCCGCATCCCGGCCCCCACCACGGCGCTCAGGAACTGA
- a CDS encoding ACT domain-containing protein — protein sequence MAISEATIRELTRKAIDELGPLASPDNVRQVVRDALARMQEEVSGLEGTPGFSASHLNLGSGTQVIVTVFGKNKAGVLAEVARCLADFNGNVIDISQKILQDWFTMILIVDISELTASFAALKKALGQVGEKLGVRVLAQHEDVFVSMHRV from the coding sequence ATGGCGATCAGTGAGGCCACCATTCGGGAACTGACCCGCAAGGCCATCGACGAGCTGGGCCCCCTGGCCAGCCCGGACAACGTGCGGCAGGTGGTGCGCGACGCCTTGGCCCGCATGCAGGAGGAAGTCTCGGGCCTGGAGGGCACGCCGGGCTTCAGCGCCTCGCACTTGAACCTGGGCTCGGGCACGCAGGTCATCGTCACCGTCTTCGGCAAGAACAAGGCCGGCGTGCTGGCGGAGGTGGCCCGCTGTCTGGCGGACTTCAACGGCAACGTCATCGACATCAGCCAGAAGATCCTCCAGGACTGGTTCACCATGATCCTCATCGTGGACATCTCGGAGCTGACGGCCTCCTTCGCCGCGCTGAAGAAGGCCCTGGGCCAGGTGGGGGAGAAGCTGGGCGTGCGGGTGCTGGCCCAGCACGAGGACGTGTTCGTCAGCATGCACAGGGTGTAA
- a CDS encoding EutN/CcmL family microcompartment protein, producing MFLGKVVGTVWSTKRVANLGSLRMLLIHPVDLSVATNENLVVCADVIGAGVGELVICAYGHAARMALGSNPDISVEAAVIGIVDELETSAEFKSQVPPAFPGAKEPDHGDQ from the coding sequence ATGTTTCTCGGCAAAGTCGTCGGGACCGTCTGGTCCACCAAGCGGGTCGCCAATCTGGGCAGCCTGCGCATGCTCCTCATCCACCCCGTCGATCTGAGCGTGGCCACCAACGAGAACCTGGTGGTCTGCGCGGACGTGATCGGCGCCGGCGTGGGCGAGCTGGTCATCTGCGCCTACGGCCACGCCGCGCGCATGGCCCTGGGCTCCAATCCGGACATCAGCGTGGAGGCCGCAGTGATCGGCATCGTGGACGAGCTGGAGACCTCCGCGGAATTCAAGAGCCAAGTGCCGCCCGCCTTCCCGGGCGCAAAGGAGCCGGACCATGGCGATCAGTGA
- a CDS encoding PQQ-binding-like beta-propeller repeat protein: protein MRRIAGTVLAGLLLSAGLALAGDLQPEWVKNFDREIQWQKLSDSGFLILGTEEALFALDPASGETAWSLDQFKKMPEDFIEMLPGTQFAAVTYKGGLLGFGNTTYLLDVTTGEIKWDSAKLELGNSPGQFYLPEAGGLLLYGMSKKGKMTVKLVDLATGNEMWANDGLYKKFPAVFPISEKKKLRMGIRGNQNPLVVEGKGILELVSPMGLRMLDPKTGQVKWTSKLKVKNVPAVKGGFAQMTLSADGQTVFVPLDQTLAAVKVSDGSLAWAKPAKLKGIVYQLEATNQGLVVRGGPGGIKGKGKPFITVLDPATGLQTWKKPFKDLENASSFVVKDGKILIYADRAIHEIDLKDGSNHELVDKIKLGDGEIPHTLALRKDGLLLQSSQNLALYEFGGKQIFHTYNRAPQAGLLAKVASTALIVAANAASASAAYGRAQSTGMSQQYTLITSNPVMKQRFQQSESSDNYVYMLADVGPGGQKSGAGIIQVNKTTGANEKSVVLGTKEPEYEVDELGGRLFFKSGNKEITCYKF, encoded by the coding sequence ATGCGACGAATTGCCGGAACGGTTTTGGCGGGTTTGCTGCTGAGCGCGGGACTGGCCCTGGCCGGCGACCTGCAGCCGGAATGGGTGAAGAACTTCGATCGCGAGATCCAGTGGCAGAAGCTGAGCGATTCGGGTTTCCTGATTCTGGGTACCGAGGAAGCCCTGTTCGCGCTGGACCCCGCCAGCGGCGAGACGGCCTGGTCGCTGGACCAGTTCAAGAAGATGCCCGAGGATTTCATCGAAATGCTGCCGGGCACGCAGTTCGCGGCGGTGACCTACAAGGGCGGCCTGTTGGGCTTCGGCAACACCACCTACCTGCTGGACGTGACCACGGGCGAGATCAAGTGGGATTCAGCCAAGCTCGAACTGGGCAACTCCCCGGGCCAGTTTTATCTGCCGGAGGCGGGCGGCCTCCTGCTCTACGGCATGAGCAAGAAGGGCAAGATGACCGTCAAGCTCGTGGATCTGGCCACGGGCAATGAGATGTGGGCCAACGACGGCCTCTACAAGAAATTCCCGGCGGTCTTCCCCATCTCGGAAAAGAAGAAGCTGCGGATGGGCATCCGCGGCAACCAGAACCCGCTGGTCGTGGAGGGCAAGGGCATCCTCGAGTTGGTCTCGCCCATGGGCCTGCGCATGCTGGATCCCAAGACCGGCCAGGTCAAGTGGACCTCCAAGCTCAAGGTGAAGAACGTGCCCGCCGTGAAGGGCGGTTTCGCCCAGATGACCCTGAGCGCGGACGGCCAGACCGTGTTCGTCCCCTTGGACCAGACCCTGGCCGCGGTGAAGGTCTCCGACGGCAGCCTGGCCTGGGCCAAACCGGCCAAGCTCAAGGGCATCGTCTATCAGCTGGAAGCCACCAACCAGGGCCTGGTGGTGCGCGGCGGCCCCGGCGGCATCAAGGGCAAGGGCAAGCCCTTCATCACGGTGCTGGATCCCGCCACGGGCCTGCAGACCTGGAAGAAGCCCTTCAAGGATCTGGAGAACGCCAGCAGCTTCGTGGTGAAGGACGGCAAGATCCTCATCTACGCGGACCGGGCCATCCATGAGATCGACCTCAAGGACGGTTCCAACCACGAACTGGTGGACAAGATCAAGCTGGGCGACGGCGAGATCCCCCACACCTTGGCCCTGCGCAAGGACGGCCTGCTGCTTCAGTCCAGCCAGAACCTGGCCCTCTATGAGTTCGGGGGCAAGCAGATCTTCCACACTTACAACCGCGCGCCCCAGGCCGGTCTGCTGGCCAAAGTGGCCTCCACGGCCCTGATCGTGGCCGCCAACGCCGCCAGCGCCTCCGCCGCCTACGGCCGCGCCCAATCCACGGGCATGAGCCAGCAGTACACGCTGATCACCAGCAACCCGGTGATGAAGCAGCGCTTCCAGCAGTCCGAGTCCTCGGACAACTACGTCTACATGCTGGCCGACGTGGGTCCGGGCGGGCAGAAGTCCGGCGCCGGGATCATCCAGGTGAACAAGACCACGGGCGCCAACGAGAAGTCCGTCGTGCTGGGCACCAAGGAGCCCGAGTACGAAGTGGACGAGCTGGGCGGCCGGCTCTTCTTCAAGTCCGGCAACAAGGAGATCACCTGCTACAAGTTCTAG
- a CDS encoding helix-turn-helix transcriptional regulator yields the protein METAVFIENLKYIFANLGITKAHVAKMCGVSKATVSMWLAGRKPYRQSIETISDLISSLLYLSVSPEQLLSEDLQGLLRKNEVKRVIIKKLLKDLSAMPIDDLIVINDYVHRIAEQQQTGEAA from the coding sequence ATGGAAACGGCAGTTTTCATCGAAAACCTGAAGTACATCTTCGCAAACTTGGGCATCACAAAAGCCCATGTGGCGAAAATGTGCGGTGTCTCCAAAGCCACGGTATCCATGTGGTTGGCGGGCCGCAAGCCATACCGCCAGAGTATCGAGACGATCTCCGATCTGATCAGCAGTCTTCTGTACCTTTCCGTGAGCCCCGAGCAATTGCTCTCGGAGGATCTGCAGGGTCTGTTGCGCAAGAATGAAGTCAAGCGCGTGATCATCAAGAAGCTGCTCAAGGACCTCTCGGCCATGCCCATCGACGACCTGATCGTGATCAACGATTACGTCCACCGGATCGCCGAGCAGCAGCAGACCGGCGAAGCCGCCTGA